In Niallia sp. FSL W8-0635, one genomic interval encodes:
- a CDS encoding PTS sugar transporter subunit IIA — MRIEELDFNKVVTEDLIELNLQGTTKEEVLHELTDLLYENGCISNKEGFIKDVMFRENEGVTGLEKGVAIPHGKSEHVLKTSIAIGRTNTFIEWESLDGNPINIIILFAVKDTDRTTIHIKLLQKVAVLLADEEIIGKFQTLQTKSEFLKVLTKNE, encoded by the coding sequence ATGAGAATAGAGGAATTAGATTTTAATAAGGTAGTAACGGAAGACCTTATAGAGTTAAATTTACAAGGAACTACGAAGGAAGAAGTACTTCATGAGTTAACCGATTTATTATATGAAAACGGTTGTATTTCTAATAAAGAGGGATTTATAAAGGATGTGATGTTTCGCGAAAATGAAGGAGTTACTGGTTTGGAAAAGGGGGTAGCCATCCCCCATGGTAAATCTGAGCATGTATTAAAGACTTCTATTGCAATTGGTAGAACAAACACATTTATAGAATGGGAATCATTAGATGGTAATCCCATTAATATTATTATCTTATTTGCAGTCAAAGATACGGATAGAACAACTATCCATATTAAATTATTACAAAAGGTCGCTGTCTTATTAGCAGATGAAGAGATAATTGGTAAGTTTCAAACACTTCAAACGAAGAGTGAATTTTTAAAGGTATTAACTAAAAATGAATAA
- a CDS encoding peptide ABC transporter substrate-binding protein, producing the protein MRKWWMLNVSVMAVLALLLSGCAGFSSSEEEKSSNEEVSSLNLALESDIPDLNQTKSTDGTSFTILNNVLEGLFRLDKDNKPQPAMAESVEVSEDALTYTFHLREGIKWSNGEPVTAADFKYAWLKTLDPDTASEYAFIIAQFVKGAAEYNAGEADESAVAVDAPDDKTLVVTLNQPTPFFLDLTAFVTYFPLNQKFVEEVGYDKYALTADSILYNGPYVLTSYDQGKGVSLEKNKEYWDKDNVAVDKVNLDVIKEASTALNLYDSGKLDKVYLQSSDVNSYKDKEGYGTETMFRTYFTQVNLQEKPFDNEKIRQAFQLAFDPKILTDTILNNGSLPGTGVVPAGISGNSSSTYREIAGDIFTPDPAKAKELLEEGIKESGELPPIELLASDDSVSKDTATFLQSEFKKNLGVDVSIVTKPFSGRLEAMREGDFMIAVNRWGADYNDPMTFIYEWFGQPASASRGYFEDSKYQELVLAAQTETDVDKRIDLFIEAEKILIDKGIVGPLYFDGRAFMINPKVKGLELPPGGSLELKYVSIEK; encoded by the coding sequence ATGAGAAAATGGTGGATGTTAAATGTATCAGTAATGGCAGTATTAGCTCTACTACTTAGTGGATGTGCTGGCTTTAGTTCTAGCGAAGAAGAAAAATCTAGCAATGAAGAAGTTAGTTCATTGAATCTTGCGTTAGAATCGGACATACCAGATTTAAACCAAACGAAATCAACGGATGGAACATCTTTTACCATCCTAAATAATGTCCTTGAAGGACTCTTCCGTCTTGATAAAGACAATAAACCTCAACCGGCAATGGCAGAAAGTGTAGAAGTTTCTGAGGATGCATTAACCTATACCTTCCATTTAAGAGAGGGAATTAAATGGAGTAATGGAGAACCTGTTACAGCAGCAGATTTCAAATATGCTTGGTTAAAAACGTTAGATCCTGATACAGCAAGCGAGTATGCTTTCATTATTGCTCAGTTTGTAAAAGGAGCAGCAGAATATAATGCTGGCGAAGCAGATGAATCAGCTGTTGCGGTAGATGCACCAGATGATAAAACACTGGTTGTTACATTAAACCAGCCTACGCCATTCTTTCTTGATTTAACTGCATTTGTTACTTATTTCCCACTAAATCAAAAGTTTGTGGAAGAAGTGGGGTATGACAAATATGCACTAACAGCAGATAGCATTCTTTATAATGGCCCCTATGTATTAACCTCATATGATCAAGGAAAAGGCGTTTCATTAGAAAAAAATAAAGAATATTGGGACAAAGATAATGTTGCAGTAGATAAAGTAAATTTAGATGTTATTAAAGAAGCGAGTACCGCTTTAAATTTATATGATTCTGGAAAACTTGATAAAGTTTATTTACAATCCTCTGATGTAAATAGTTATAAAGATAAAGAAGGATATGGAACAGAAACGATGTTCCGTACTTATTTTACGCAAGTAAATTTACAAGAAAAACCATTTGATAATGAGAAAATTAGACAAGCGTTTCAATTAGCATTCGATCCGAAAATTTTAACAGATACTATTTTAAATAATGGTTCCCTACCTGGAACAGGGGTAGTTCCGGCTGGAATTAGTGGAAATAGTTCCTCCACTTATCGTGAAATTGCAGGTGATATTTTTACACCAGATCCTGCTAAAGCAAAAGAGTTGCTTGAAGAAGGAATCAAAGAGAGTGGAGAGTTACCACCTATCGAACTATTGGCATCAGATGATTCTGTTTCTAAAGATACAGCTACATTTTTACAAAGTGAATTTAAGAAGAATTTAGGGGTAGATGTTTCCATCGTCACGAAGCCGTTTAGTGGAAGATTGGAAGCGATGCGTGAGGGAGATTTCATGATCGCGGTAAATAGATGGGGAGCAGATTATAATGATCCGATGACATTTATTTATGAATGGTTTGGACAGCCAGCTTCCGCATCACGAGGCTATTTTGAAGACAGCAAGTATCAAGAATTAGTACTAGCTGCTCAAACAGAAACAGATGTAGATAAACGTATTGATTTATTTATCGAAGCAGAGAAAATTCTGATTGATAAAGGGATTGTTGGCCCACTTTATTTTGATGGTAGAGCGTTTATGATCAATCCGAAAGTAAAAGGGTTAGAATTGCCGCCTGGAGGATCATTAGAATTGAAGTATGTATCAATTGAAAAATAA
- a CDS encoding ketose-bisphosphate aldolase has translation MLLNMKQLLEVAQKHQFAVGAFNVADSNFLRVVVEEAENNNSPAIIAVHPTELDFVKDEFFSYVLSRIKNSHVPFVLHLDHGGNLDDIMRAIHVGFSSVMIDGSLLSLEENIQLTKQIVEVSHSLGVSVEGELGTIGNTGTSVEGGVSEVIYTRPEDAQEFVERTGVDTLAIAIGTCHGIYPKDMKPKLRMDILKEIKEIVAIPLVLHGGSANPDEEIAEAVQIGIQKVNISSDYKYAFYKKCREILAETELWDPNAIYPACIDAAKEIVKYKMNLFQSIGKAEKYREENVIAWRSERL, from the coding sequence ATGTTATTAAATATGAAGCAATTATTAGAAGTTGCGCAAAAACATCAATTTGCAGTTGGGGCATTCAATGTAGCGGATAGTAACTTTCTTAGAGTAGTAGTTGAAGAGGCAGAAAATAATAATTCGCCAGCTATTATCGCTGTACATCCAACTGAATTGGATTTTGTAAAGGATGAGTTCTTTTCTTATGTGCTATCAAGAATAAAGAATAGTCATGTTCCATTTGTGCTACATTTAGATCACGGTGGGAATTTGGACGATATTATGCGGGCTATCCATGTGGGATTTAGTTCTGTGATGATAGATGGTTCATTGCTTTCTCTAGAAGAAAATATTCAGTTGACAAAACAAATTGTTGAAGTCAGCCATTCGTTAGGGGTATCAGTCGAAGGGGAATTAGGAACAATTGGTAATACAGGTACCTCGGTCGAGGGAGGGGTATCTGAGGTGATTTATACAAGACCGGAAGATGCACAAGAATTTGTGGAAAGAACAGGGGTAGATACATTAGCTATTGCAATTGGAACTTGTCATGGTATTTATCCAAAAGATATGAAGCCAAAGTTAAGAATGGATATTTTGAAAGAAATTAAAGAAATTGTCGCCATTCCGTTAGTATTGCATGGGGGCTCAGCAAATCCAGATGAAGAGATTGCAGAAGCTGTTCAAATTGGCATTCAAAAAGTGAATATTTCATCAGATTATAAGTATGCTTTTTATAAAAAATGCCGCGAGATTTTGGCAGAAACAGAGCTATGGGATCCCAACGCTATTTATCCAGCGTGTATTGATGCAGCAAAAGAAATAGTGAAATATAAAATGAATTTGTTTCAATCCATTGGAAAAGCTGAAAAATACAGAGAAGAAAATGTGATAGCTTGGCGTAGTGAAAGGTTATAG
- a CDS encoding ABC transporter permease, with amino-acid sequence MGKFIGIKILNIIITLWIIATITFFLMKLLPGSPFNEEKLSSLTDEARMEFLAKYELDKPVYVQYGKYLVNLVKGDLGISYYYKGQSVNELLSSRILPSAFLGVQAIILGLSIGLILGMIAALKHNTVWDYVTMFVAVIGVSVPNFVFAALLQYVVALKWGLFPVAFWEGYDSSILPSIALSLMIIALVSRFTRTEMLDVLQQDYILTAKSKGLSQWGVIIKHAVRNAMIPVITILGPVAVSILTGSLVIENIFSIPGIGSLFVDSIKFNDYTTIMGVTLFYSAFFILTMLVIDLLYSVIDPRIRISGLKG; translated from the coding sequence ATGGGGAAATTTATTGGCATAAAAATCTTAAATATAATCATTACATTATGGATTATTGCAACAATCACTTTTTTTCTGATGAAGCTGTTGCCGGGCTCTCCTTTTAATGAAGAAAAATTATCGAGTCTCACTGATGAAGCAAGAATGGAGTTTCTTGCAAAATATGAATTGGATAAGCCGGTTTATGTACAATATGGAAAGTATTTAGTGAATCTAGTAAAAGGGGATTTAGGAATTTCCTATTATTACAAAGGACAGTCGGTTAACGAGCTTTTATCTAGTCGTATTCTCCCTTCGGCATTTCTTGGTGTGCAGGCTATCATACTTGGATTATCTATTGGATTAATTTTAGGGATGATTGCAGCTTTAAAGCATAATACGGTTTGGGATTATGTCACGATGTTCGTTGCAGTAATTGGTGTTTCTGTTCCCAACTTTGTATTTGCTGCCCTTTTGCAATATGTAGTTGCATTGAAATGGGGGTTGTTTCCAGTGGCGTTTTGGGAAGGATACGATAGTTCTATTCTTCCATCGATCGCCTTATCTTTAATGATTATCGCACTTGTTTCCCGATTTACACGAACAGAAATGCTAGATGTACTCCAGCAAGATTATATTCTAACAGCTAAATCAAAAGGACTGAGTCAATGGGGAGTTATTATCAAACATGCTGTTCGAAATGCGATGATTCCAGTTATCACGATTCTCGGGCCGGTTGCGGTTAGCATTTTAACTGGTTCATTGGTTATTGAAAATATCTTTAGTATTCCTGGTATTGGTAGTCTCTTTGTGGACTCTATTAAGTTTAATGATTATACAACCATTATGGGAGTAACACTATTTTACAGTGCCTTTTTTATTCTAACAATGCTTGTTATCGATCTTTTATATAGTGTTATTGATCCGAGAATTCGAATTAGTGGATTAAAGGGGTGA
- a CDS encoding ABC transporter permease has product MAEPNRKIDQLPDELFEVVGRKEEELEQISQHSFSFMKDAWIRIRKNKAAIASLVVLLLILLLAIFGPYMNGYSYYQTDYDKTYQPPNGEHWLGTDKFGRDQWTRIWEGTRISLYIAFLASILDLAIGVTFGSISALIGGKVDSFMQRVIEILMGIPHLVIVILLIMMMKPGIFTITVAMVITGWVNMARIVRAQIMKYKNQEFVLAARSLGAGNKRIIVNHMIPNTIGLIIINMMFTIPSAIFTEAFLSFIGLGLQEPAASLGVLINDGFRSMRNQFYLLIYPAIVITGLMVSFNLLADGLRDAFDPKLRK; this is encoded by the coding sequence ATGGCAGAACCAAATCGTAAAATAGATCAGTTACCGGATGAGCTATTTGAGGTAGTTGGAAGGAAAGAGGAGGAGCTTGAACAAATATCTCAGCATTCCTTTTCTTTTATGAAAGATGCATGGATTCGCATAAGAAAGAATAAAGCAGCTATTGCTAGTTTAGTTGTTTTATTATTGATTCTTTTGCTTGCAATTTTTGGTCCTTATATGAACGGCTATTCCTATTATCAAACGGATTATGATAAAACCTATCAACCTCCTAATGGAGAACATTGGCTTGGGACCGATAAGTTTGGAAGAGATCAATGGACAAGAATATGGGAAGGGACAAGAATTTCTTTATATATTGCCTTTTTAGCTAGTATTCTCGATTTAGCAATTGGAGTCACTTTTGGTTCTATATCTGCATTAATTGGTGGGAAAGTGGATAGCTTCATGCAGCGAGTTATTGAAATTCTGATGGGAATTCCCCATCTAGTTATTGTCATTCTATTAATCATGATGATGAAGCCAGGGATTTTTACCATCACGGTTGCGATGGTCATTACAGGCTGGGTTAATATGGCTAGGATTGTAAGAGCACAGATTATGAAATATAAGAATCAAGAATTCGTTCTTGCTGCTCGATCTTTGGGTGCAGGAAATAAACGGATTATTGTCAATCATATGATACCTAATACAATTGGCTTAATTATTATTAATATGATGTTTACCATTCCAAGCGCTATTTTTACAGAAGCGTTTTTAAGTTTTATTGGACTAGGATTACAAGAACCTGCAGCTTCCCTTGGTGTTTTGATAAATGATGGTTTCCGCTCGATGCGAAATCAATTTTACTTATTGATTTATCCAGCTATTGTTATTACGGGATTAATGGTGAGCTTTAACTTGTTAGCAGATGGATTAAGAGATGCATTTGATCCGAAATTGAGAAAATAA
- a CDS encoding BglG family transcription antiterminator, which yields MSQVMNERHQMILNILRKEKRYVTASELANELAVSKKTIYRDIQQIIDANSMPFRIIKKENFGYYLEKDKTKLETETIVFDYPDERRLNLLLYLLSIAPCKTSILKISEKYIVSQSSILNDFKHIEKELMSYNLLLLRTNEGSFIKGDRLSIYRLMAVIIENYLTQMGDPFSQYDIPDSIKKVKVKNKNLLKIKKLLHDIQVEHDLSLDQPYYLTLFCSLLSIIEKQNNKLVLNEEIVFEEIDYSSSIYYICKNLVDKMEKCFSIQLKAYDIYSLYYILKAYKLNSRFLLNQNIEEYQNEQVILLANRLIARVTENSGYQFDTDDELLERLILHMHAMIYRLSHRIYIINPIIKSIKTNFANIFGLVKVSIDELIEEGHWENYITDEEIGYITLYFQISYDDHFANQIPILIECTSGIGTSHLLSEKIRRTFPDIHIKKIIAQQRIKQTDYEDVELVISTVKTHGIIDKPTILVSPILNQEDKFKIDQFIKDYYSQQNIVDSKWKGRRV from the coding sequence GTGAGTCAGGTCATGAATGAGCGTCATCAAATGATTCTAAATATCTTAAGAAAGGAGAAACGATATGTAACAGCTTCCGAGTTAGCAAATGAACTAGCAGTTTCTAAAAAAACAATATATAGAGACATCCAACAAATAATAGATGCAAATTCAATGCCGTTTCGCATAATAAAAAAAGAAAATTTCGGTTACTATTTAGAAAAAGATAAGACAAAGCTAGAAACTGAAACAATAGTATTTGATTATCCAGATGAAAGACGTTTGAATCTATTACTATACCTTCTTTCGATTGCACCCTGTAAGACCTCAATTCTGAAAATATCAGAGAAATACATTGTAAGTCAAAGCTCTATCCTCAATGACTTTAAACATATTGAAAAAGAATTAATGTCCTATAACTTATTATTATTAAGGACAAATGAAGGATCTTTTATAAAGGGAGATAGACTATCCATTTATCGTTTAATGGCGGTGATTATTGAAAATTACTTAACTCAAATGGGTGATCCTTTTAGCCAATATGATATTCCTGATTCCATAAAAAAAGTAAAAGTGAAAAATAAAAACTTATTGAAAATTAAGAAGTTGCTACATGATATTCAAGTGGAGCATGATTTAAGCTTAGACCAACCTTATTATTTAACGTTATTTTGTTCCCTTCTTTCAATAATAGAAAAACAAAATAATAAACTTGTATTAAATGAAGAGATAGTATTTGAAGAAATAGATTATAGTTCTAGTATTTATTATATATGCAAAAATTTAGTTGATAAGATGGAAAAATGCTTTTCTATTCAATTGAAAGCATATGATATTTATTCTCTATACTATATTTTGAAAGCATATAAACTTAATTCACGCTTTTTATTGAATCAAAATATTGAAGAGTATCAAAATGAACAAGTTATTCTTTTAGCTAATAGATTAATAGCAAGAGTTACAGAAAACAGTGGGTATCAGTTTGATACAGATGATGAGCTATTAGAAAGGCTAATCTTGCATATGCATGCGATGATATATCGGCTTAGTCATCGGATATATATTATTAATCCAATTATAAAATCCATAAAAACCAACTTTGCAAATATATTTGGTTTAGTAAAGGTTAGCATAGATGAGCTAATAGAAGAAGGTCATTGGGAGAATTATATAACAGATGAAGAAATCGGCTATATTACTTTATATTTTCAGATTTCATATGATGATCATTTTGCTAACCAGATTCCTATATTAATTGAATGTACAAGTGGGATTGGTACTTCTCATTTGTTAAGTGAAAAAATAAGAAGAACTTTTCCTGATATCCATATAAAGAAAATTATTGCACAACAACGAATAAAACAGACAGACTACGAAGATGTCGAACTAGTAATTTCGACTGTGAAAACACATGGAATCATTGATAAACCAACTATCCTTGTGAGTCCTATTTTAAACCAAGAGGATAAATTTAAAATAGATCAATTTATTAAGGATTACTACAGTCAACAGAATATAGTCGATAGCAAATGGAAAGGTAGGAGAGTCTAA
- a CDS encoding class II fructose-bisphosphate aldolase yields MYVSMKGMLARANQGNYAVMAINCFNLETAKAVIGAAHELRAPIIIDLLQDHLIQHLGSKLLTKPIIEMANAASVEVAINLDHGQDIGFVKRCLKDGFSSVMMDASAYPIEENIRITKEMIAFAQIYDASVEGEIGNIGSVSSNHMTDNEMYTNPDLAIKFAKETGVDALAISYGSSHGDYPDGYVPAFHFDIVEKIKKGTGIPLVLHGGSGCGEENIKKSVSLGINKINVGSDFFKSQLNSIRENMNSNDLDYFNIIHQTIAAGTDLVKYYIQLAGSEGKSL; encoded by the coding sequence ATGTATGTTTCAATGAAGGGGATGCTTGCTCGAGCTAATCAGGGGAATTATGCAGTAATGGCAATTAACTGTTTTAACTTGGAAACAGCGAAGGCTGTGATTGGAGCAGCCCATGAGCTAAGAGCACCTATTATTATTGATTTATTGCAGGATCATTTAATACAGCATTTAGGAAGTAAGTTGTTGACAAAACCGATTATTGAAATGGCAAATGCGGCGAGTGTAGAAGTCGCGATTAATTTAGACCACGGGCAGGATATTGGATTTGTGAAAAGGTGTTTAAAAGATGGTTTCTCTAGTGTCATGATGGATGCTTCTGCTTATCCGATTGAGGAAAATATTAGAATTACAAAAGAAATGATAGCGTTCGCTCAAATATATGACGCAAGTGTAGAAGGGGAAATAGGCAATATTGGTTCTGTTTCTAGTAATCATATGACAGATAACGAGATGTATACAAATCCTGATTTAGCAATTAAATTTGCAAAGGAAACTGGAGTTGATGCATTGGCTATTTCTTATGGTTCTAGTCATGGGGATTACCCCGATGGTTATGTTCCAGCTTTCCATTTTGATATTGTAGAAAAAATTAAAAAGGGAACTGGAATCCCTCTCGTTCTTCATGGGGGATCTGGATGTGGGGAAGAGAATATAAAAAAATCTGTTTCTCTTGGTATTAATAAAATTAATGTTGGCTCCGATTTTTTTAAATCACAGTTAAATAGTATAAGAGAAAACATGAATTCTAATGATTTAGATTACTTTAATATTATTCATCAGACTATCGCCGCGGGGACAGATTTAGTGAAATATTATATTCAATTGGCAGGATCTGAAGGGAAATCTTTATAA
- a CDS encoding ABC transporter ATP-binding protein — translation MDAILEVKDLHISFKTYAGTVQAIRGVDFTLKKGETLAIVGESGSGKSVTSRAIMKLLPEGISTISQGEILFNGQDLVSLTERKMQNIRGSEISMIFQDPMTALNPTMKVGLQVVESVRKHRKIAQKEAKKIALELFELVGIPNVELRYNQYPHQFSGGMRQRIMIALALACNPKILIADEPTTALDVTIQAQILDLLKDIQKKTGTAIILITHDLGVVANIADSVAIMYAGKIVEKGTVDEIFYDPRHPYNWGLLSSMPNLDTKGELISIPGSPPNLMNPPKGDPFAARNEYAMAIDYQLEPPMYQITDTHYAASWLLHEKAPKITPPVSVNEKGISLVQKSLDKEDKEENRYFSSEPIMEVRNLKKYFPIDKNQTLKAVDDVSFHIMKGETLGLVGESGCGKSTTGRTILKLYDTTYGEVIFNKKKINENVKMDEKKEIHRKMQMVFQDPYASLDSRKTVEDIIAEGMDIHQLYQTKEERTKKVKDLLELVGLQKEHASRYPHEFSGGQRQRIGIARALAVDPEFLILDEPISALDVSIQAQVVNLLKKLQKEKGLTYLFIAHDLSMVKYISDRIGVMYLGGLVELAPAEELYNEPLHPYTKALLSAIPIPNPKVERRRERIVLNSDLPSAIDPPTGCRFRTRCPIATERCKEVPEWREVKEGRWVACHYSDTMNEMA, via the coding sequence ATGGATGCGATTTTAGAAGTGAAGGATTTACATATTTCCTTTAAAACATATGCCGGGACTGTTCAAGCAATTAGAGGAGTTGATTTCACTTTAAAGAAGGGGGAAACATTAGCAATTGTAGGAGAATCTGGGTCAGGGAAATCGGTAACGTCAAGAGCGATAATGAAATTGTTACCAGAAGGAATCTCGACTATTAGTCAAGGGGAGATTCTATTTAATGGGCAAGATTTGGTTTCCTTAACGGAAAGAAAAATGCAAAATATTCGTGGATCTGAAATTTCGATGATTTTTCAAGATCCGATGACTGCTCTTAATCCAACAATGAAGGTTGGATTGCAAGTAGTAGAAAGCGTAAGAAAGCATCGGAAAATAGCCCAAAAGGAAGCTAAGAAAATAGCATTAGAACTATTTGAGCTGGTCGGAATTCCTAATGTGGAGCTTCGATATAATCAATATCCCCATCAATTTTCAGGTGGGATGCGACAACGGATAATGATTGCATTGGCATTAGCCTGTAATCCGAAAATTTTAATTGCAGATGAGCCGACGACTGCACTGGATGTAACCATTCAGGCACAAATTCTTGATTTATTAAAAGATATTCAGAAAAAAACAGGAACTGCCATCATTTTGATTACCCATGACTTAGGAGTAGTTGCTAATATTGCAGACTCTGTTGCTATCATGTATGCAGGCAAAATTGTCGAAAAAGGAACGGTTGACGAAATATTTTATGATCCGCGGCATCCTTATAATTGGGGACTGTTAAGCTCTATGCCAAATTTAGATACGAAAGGAGAACTAATTTCTATTCCAGGTTCTCCTCCTAACTTAATGAATCCTCCGAAGGGTGATCCATTTGCTGCAAGAAATGAATATGCAATGGCTATTGATTATCAATTAGAACCACCAATGTATCAAATAACGGATACACATTATGCAGCAAGCTGGCTGCTACATGAAAAAGCTCCTAAAATTACTCCTCCTGTAAGTGTGAATGAAAAGGGAATTTCCTTAGTCCAAAAATCACTAGATAAAGAAGATAAGGAGGAGAATCGGTATTTTTCTAGTGAACCAATTATGGAAGTGAGAAATCTTAAAAAGTATTTCCCTATAGATAAAAATCAAACATTAAAAGCAGTTGATGATGTTAGTTTCCATATTATGAAAGGAGAGACACTTGGGCTTGTAGGGGAATCTGGTTGTGGAAAATCTACGACTGGTAGAACGATATTAAAGCTATATGACACAACGTATGGAGAGGTTATTTTTAATAAAAAGAAAATTAATGAAAATGTAAAAATGGACGAAAAGAAGGAGATTCATCGGAAAATGCAGATGGTATTCCAAGATCCATACGCATCTCTTGATTCAAGGAAAACCGTTGAAGATATTATTGCAGAGGGAATGGATATCCATCAATTGTATCAAACGAAAGAGGAAAGAACGAAAAAGGTGAAGGACTTGCTGGAATTGGTTGGTCTTCAAAAAGAACATGCAAGCAGATATCCCCATGAATTTTCAGGAGGTCAACGGCAGCGAATTGGAATTGCTCGTGCTCTAGCAGTTGATCCAGAATTTTTAATTTTAGATGAACCTATTTCTGCTTTGGATGTATCTATTCAAGCACAAGTAGTTAATTTACTGAAAAAGCTCCAAAAGGAAAAAGGTTTAACGTATTTGTTCATTGCCCATGATTTATCAATGGTAAAGTATATTAGTGATCGTATTGGTGTGATGTATTTAGGGGGACTTGTAGAACTTGCTCCTGCAGAGGAGCTGTATAATGAACCATTGCATCCTTATACAAAGGCGTTATTATCTGCAATTCCAATCCCAAATCCAAAGGTGGAACGGCGGAGAGAGAGGATTGTATTAAACAGTGATCTTCCTAGTGCGATTGATCCTCCAACAGGCTGTAGATTTCGGACTCGATGTCCGATTGCCACAGAAAGGTGCAAAGAGGTACCAGAATGGAGAGAGGTGAAGGAAGGCAGATGGGTTGCTTGTCATTATAGTGACACAATGAATGAGATGGCTTAA
- a CDS encoding PTS fructose transporter subunit IIB — protein sequence MNIVGISACTSGIAHTYIAKEKLIKAGQELGHKVRIETQGTIGIEDELTAKEIKEADLVIIAADIKVSGKDRFTGKKIVEIPTHIAIKAPKQLYQKIEAELNKQ from the coding sequence ATGAATATTGTTGGGATATCTGCATGTACTTCTGGAATTGCCCATACGTATATTGCTAAAGAAAAATTAATAAAAGCGGGTCAAGAGCTGGGGCATAAGGTTCGAATTGAAACGCAGGGAACGATAGGAATTGAGGATGAGTTAACGGCTAAGGAGATTAAGGAAGCAGATTTAGTGATAATTGCTGCCGATATTAAGGTTAGTGGTAAAGATCGATTTACAGGAAAAAAAATAGTGGAAATACCAACACATATTGCGATAAAGGCACCAAAGCAACTATATCAAAAGATTGAAGCTGAGCTAAATAAACAGTGA
- a CDS encoding PTS fructose transporter subunit IIC, whose amino-acid sequence MKKMQIKKHALTAISYMLPLVVASGLLIAIGNLTGGSVIEDYKASFDIPSALVSLGVLGMGLLAPVISGAIAYSIADRPGIAPGLLMGLIANAIGAGFLGGMLGGFIVGYFVLFLRKKLKVPKWAEGLMPMMIIPLISSLIIGLLMFFVLGVPIVWATEGLTSFLTSMQGSMRFVFGAILGGMAAFDFGGPVNKVASLFADGLLLEGIYEPEAVKILASMVPPFGVAISWGLSKLFRKKRYTKTEEDNIKIALPMGVCMITEGVIPIAAVDIVRVVVSCTIGAAIGGGFSMMWGVGSPVPSGGMFIVPAMTHPILFCMALLIGSLITGIMLFLWKKEPAVEKEETTSEEEEVDLSDIKISF is encoded by the coding sequence TTGAAGAAAATGCAAATAAAAAAGCATGCTTTAACTGCAATTAGCTACATGCTACCACTTGTTGTTGCATCAGGACTACTTATTGCGATTGGCAATCTTACAGGTGGTTCTGTTATTGAAGATTATAAAGCATCATTTGATATTCCTTCAGCTCTTGTGTCTTTAGGAGTCCTTGGAATGGGCTTACTAGCACCGGTTATTTCAGGAGCAATAGCATATTCTATAGCTGATCGTCCGGGTATAGCCCCAGGGCTATTAATGGGGTTAATAGCGAATGCAATTGGAGCAGGATTTTTAGGTGGAATGCTAGGCGGATTTATTGTTGGTTACTTTGTCTTATTTTTAAGAAAAAAATTGAAAGTTCCTAAGTGGGCAGAGGGCTTAATGCCAATGATGATTATACCTTTAATATCGAGTTTGATTATCGGATTACTTATGTTTTTTGTGCTTGGAGTTCCAATCGTGTGGGCAACAGAAGGTTTAACTTCCTTTTTAACAAGCATGCAAGGTTCTATGCGATTTGTATTTGGAGCAATATTAGGTGGAATGGCGGCATTTGATTTTGGTGGTCCAGTTAATAAAGTAGCTTCGTTGTTTGCAGATGGTTTGTTATTAGAGGGCATATATGAGCCAGAGGCTGTAAAAATACTAGCATCAATGGTTCCTCCGTTTGGTGTGGCCATCTCATGGGGACTTTCTAAATTATTCCGTAAGAAAAGATATACAAAAACAGAAGAAGATAATATCAAAATTGCTCTTCCAATGGGAGTATGCATGATTACGGAAGGTGTCATTCCTATTGCAGCAGTAGATATTGTAAGAGTTGTTGTATCATGTACAATCGGAGCAGCTATCGGGGGCGGATTCTCTATGATGTGGGGAGTTGGATCTCCTGTACCATCTGGTGGAATGTTTATTGTACCTGCAATGACACATCCAATTCTATTTTGTATGGCATTACTTATCGGCTCATTGATTACAGGAATAATGCTATTTTTATGGAAAAAAGAACCTGCTGTGGAAAAAGAAGAAACAACTAGTGAAGAAGAAGAAGTTGATTTATCAGATATTAAAATTTCGTTTTAA